In a genomic window of Roseiflexus castenholzii DSM 13941:
- a CDS encoding 2-dehydropantoate 2-reductase, with protein sequence MKICIFGAGSIGGYLGVRLANAGERVTLIARGANLAAIRERGMTLIETDGTTLIAHPALATDDPAVAGAHDVVIVAVKAHQLPAVAPMLRPLFHNETMVVPAQNGIPWWYFQRHGGPFEGRRIESVDPDGVIAANIETERIIGCVVYPATELEAPGVVRHIEGDRLTLGELDGSRSERVQQLSQTLARAGLKAPVRPRIRTEIWIKLWGNLAFNPVSALTRATLIDICRHPQARALIVAMMEEGQAVAEQLGITFGITIDQRIAGAEQVGAHKTSMLQDIEAGRATEADALVGAVAELGRLTHVPTPHIDAIYAAVKLLEHTVTRATPPRSA encoded by the coding sequence ATGAAGATTTGCATCTTTGGCGCGGGTTCGATCGGCGGCTACCTGGGTGTGCGGCTGGCGAACGCGGGTGAACGGGTGACGTTGATCGCTCGCGGTGCGAATCTGGCAGCGATCCGTGAGCGTGGAATGACCCTGATTGAGACTGATGGGACGACGCTGATCGCTCATCCTGCGCTGGCAACCGACGATCCAGCAGTCGCCGGCGCGCACGATGTGGTGATTGTCGCTGTCAAAGCGCACCAACTACCGGCGGTTGCGCCCATGCTCCGCCCCTTGTTCCACAACGAAACGATGGTCGTTCCGGCGCAGAACGGTATTCCCTGGTGGTACTTTCAGCGGCACGGCGGTCCTTTCGAGGGGCGGCGCATCGAGTCGGTCGATCCCGATGGCGTCATTGCCGCAAACATCGAGACGGAGCGCATCATTGGGTGCGTGGTCTACCCGGCGACCGAACTGGAGGCGCCGGGGGTCGTTCGCCACATCGAAGGCGACCGGTTGACGCTGGGTGAACTCGACGGATCACGGAGCGAGCGGGTGCAGCAGTTGTCGCAGACACTGGCGCGCGCGGGGCTGAAAGCGCCGGTGCGCCCGCGCATCCGCACTGAGATCTGGATCAAACTGTGGGGGAACCTGGCATTCAACCCGGTCAGTGCGCTGACGCGCGCCACGCTGATCGATATCTGTCGCCATCCGCAGGCGCGGGCATTGATCGTTGCCATGATGGAAGAGGGCCAGGCGGTTGCCGAGCAGTTGGGCATCACGTTCGGCATCACCATTGATCAGCGCATCGCTGGAGCGGAACAGGTGGGCGCCCATAAAACCTCGATGCTCCAGGACATCGAGGCTGGCAGAGCGACGGAAGCGGATGCGCTGGTGGGAGCGGTAGCGGAACTCGGCAGGCTGACACATGTGCCGACGCCGCATATCGATGCGATCTATGCTGCCGTTAAGCTGCTGGAGCATACAGTGACACGCGCTACACCGCCTCGTTCCGCTTGA
- a CDS encoding acyl--CoA ligase has protein sequence MLTLLDVLTTGEPDAPALLSPDMSPLPFARLREHVVELAERLAAFGVARGERVAIALGNGPAMALSFLAAATCATAAPLNPKYRQDEFAFSFADTRATTLIVPPEGMAAARAAASPAMTVVTASIRSDGALDLALERGARAAQPWTPPQPDDVALILHTSGTTSRPKRVPLRQRNLVASARNIVAAYRLTPDDRALCVMPLFHIHGIVATLLAPLASGGSVVLPPGFDAMRFWGWLTAFRPTWFSAVPTMHQMLLARAERQLAAIRAAPLRFIRSSSAPLPPVVLEHLEAAFQAPAIESYGMTEASHQMTTNPLPPLPHYAGSVGYGFGVEVTILDDHGVELPRGERGEVAVRGPNVFDGYENNPEATAAAFTNGWFRTGDQGRIDEQGYLWLTGRLKELINRGGEKISPLEIDDVLLRHPAVAEAVAFAAPHRTLGEEVYAAVVLRSEATERELREHCAAFLADFKVPRVIHILSEIPRGATGKVQRLAMAKLLGLTDDSSGSAQ, from the coding sequence GTGTTGACTCTTCTGGATGTTCTGACGACCGGCGAACCTGACGCACCTGCGTTGCTGTCGCCGGATATGTCGCCGCTGCCGTTCGCCAGGTTGCGTGAGCATGTGGTGGAACTGGCGGAACGCCTCGCTGCGTTTGGAGTGGCTCGTGGCGAGCGGGTGGCGATTGCGCTGGGCAATGGTCCTGCAATGGCGCTGAGTTTCCTGGCAGCGGCGACATGCGCAACGGCTGCGCCGCTCAATCCGAAATACCGCCAGGACGAGTTTGCGTTTTCCTTCGCAGATACCCGCGCAACGACCCTGATTGTGCCGCCAGAGGGAATGGCAGCGGCGCGCGCCGCCGCCTCGCCTGCCATGACCGTTGTGACGGCATCGATCCGCAGCGATGGTGCGCTCGATCTGGCGCTGGAACGCGGCGCGCGCGCGGCGCAGCCGTGGACGCCGCCGCAACCGGACGATGTGGCGCTCATTCTGCATACTAGCGGCACTACCAGCCGCCCCAAGCGGGTGCCGTTGCGCCAGCGTAATCTGGTCGCCTCGGCGCGCAATATTGTCGCAGCGTATCGGTTGACGCCTGATGATCGGGCGCTGTGCGTGATGCCGCTCTTCCATATCCACGGCATCGTTGCGACCTTGCTGGCGCCGCTTGCATCCGGCGGGTCGGTCGTTCTTCCTCCCGGTTTCGATGCTATGCGCTTCTGGGGCTGGCTGACTGCCTTCCGCCCCACATGGTTCTCGGCGGTGCCGACGATGCATCAGATGCTGCTAGCGCGCGCTGAACGCCAGTTGGCTGCGATCCGTGCAGCGCCGCTGCGCTTCATCCGTTCCAGCAGCGCGCCGCTGCCGCCGGTCGTCCTTGAACACCTTGAAGCGGCATTTCAGGCGCCGGCGATCGAGTCGTATGGCATGACCGAAGCAAGCCATCAGATGACCACCAACCCGCTGCCGCCGCTGCCGCACTATGCCGGTTCTGTCGGGTATGGCTTCGGCGTGGAGGTGACGATCCTCGACGACCATGGTGTTGAACTGCCGCGCGGTGAACGCGGTGAGGTCGCCGTGCGAGGACCGAATGTGTTCGATGGCTATGAGAACAACCCGGAAGCCACTGCTGCCGCATTTACAAACGGTTGGTTCCGCACCGGCGACCAGGGACGGATCGATGAACAGGGGTATCTGTGGCTGACGGGACGCCTCAAGGAATTGATCAATCGCGGCGGTGAGAAGATTTCACCGCTCGAAATTGACGATGTGCTGCTCCGACATCCGGCAGTGGCGGAGGCTGTCGCGTTCGCTGCGCCGCATCGGACACTTGGTGAAGAGGTCTACGCCGCTGTGGTGTTGCGCTCGGAAGCGACCGAGCGAGAACTGCGCGAGCATTGCGCTGCATTTCTGGCGGATTTCAAGGTGCCGCGCGTTATTCACATTCTGTCGGAGATTCCACGCGGCGCAACCGGGAAGGTACAGCGGCTTGCAATGGCAAAACTGCTGGGATTGACTGACGACTCATCGGGGAGTGCGCAATGA
- a CDS encoding BTAD domain-containing putative transcriptional regulator, with protein sequence MSLVSTVLLPRLEPPPQPARIIERPRIDGLLAAIADYPVTLVLAPAGSGKTVALTSFARHGGWPAAWCRLDPADTPLSLALHLATAFRPITGFDHARFAAAHPVDVLDGLINALTALGDETLLILDDLHHADRRPELRVLIEHLIDRLPPHLHLVLVSREMPALASLPTIAARGELYRLSRAQLAFTNAEARDFFAAYGLPPHPIDAELNTIARGWPLALRFFAAARIDSATPSDQPPTLERLQESIAPHLDAYLAREVLGDLPFAVRTWVLGTALMRWIDEAACAAVTELAHLHMTVDLLERWELFIETLPDGRRVYQPLQAASFARLAERDLPDWRAFHAQLGHYYAAHNDDHSAAHHFLAAERWEDAAAALSRMALSGVSGSQAAALLDWIDQIPPAHRNSAALLEARAVAERRLGRYTHAVELYRKAEEQYHAQGDIEGQVRALRGQAEVYIDTVQPAPAAILLKRAMKLLPRDRRAERATILSLQAENWINRGRADVSVLIIAAAHREAYGKTAHTDAVGGYRRSAILSPRLLLRSGRLIDARRLLEEELGLEAGRARAEHSLHRDPLLLLALIECMLGNGVRALALAQRGLLEAQRGDSPLTEAIAHMRLGHACLVTASSDEMARSHYRAALDIIEAVGIPRARAEVMLGLTLLEGHAGNLTAAEAYARDGLDRALEAGDEWTAALIWLALGSVAAAAGDPRALEWIGEAHQRFVRGDDQYGQTVALLWEAHVHVQSGNEIEADKKLARLLELVSAHGFDGVLTTRTLFGPHDLAILVPLLLRGRVLRGAAQRQAATAYRLLRQGFPSIAADDAVDIYHPGYTLRVYMLGRFRIFRGAHEIQAREWQREKARQLLQLLLTYRGMWLQREQICAWLWPDSEPAAAERQFKVTLNALNNVLEPRRPPRVAPFFIRRQGLAYSFAPSYGCWIDVDEFELRTAGAPGRDPEVEIRSRRTAFHLYRGDYLAEALYDPWTLEERERLLARHLASTATLASLLVDRGDFDEAIDLCEHIIRRDRGYEEAYQTLMRAYARAGSRSQALRAYARCVQALQDELGIEPLPETTDLCERIKRNEAV encoded by the coding sequence GTGTCTCTTGTATCGACGGTACTGCTTCCGCGCCTGGAACCGCCGCCCCAGCCAGCGCGCATCATCGAGCGCCCGCGTATTGACGGGCTACTCGCTGCGATCGCCGATTATCCGGTGACGCTTGTTCTTGCGCCGGCCGGCAGCGGCAAAACGGTCGCGCTTACCAGTTTTGCGCGCCACGGTGGATGGCCTGCCGCCTGGTGCCGCCTGGACCCCGCAGATACGCCATTGTCGCTGGCGTTGCACCTGGCGACCGCCTTTCGCCCGATCACGGGCTTCGATCATGCTCGCTTCGCTGCTGCGCATCCGGTGGATGTGCTCGATGGACTGATCAATGCGCTGACAGCGCTAGGCGATGAGACCTTACTGATCCTGGACGATCTCCACCATGCAGATCGACGCCCGGAATTGCGCGTTCTGATCGAACATCTGATTGACCGTCTGCCGCCGCATCTGCATCTGGTGCTGGTGAGCCGGGAAATGCCTGCGCTCGCCTCCCTGCCGACGATTGCGGCGCGTGGCGAACTCTATCGCCTGAGTCGCGCGCAACTGGCGTTCACCAATGCTGAAGCGCGTGATTTCTTTGCCGCATACGGCTTGCCGCCGCATCCAATCGATGCCGAGCTGAACACCATAGCGCGCGGGTGGCCCCTGGCACTCCGCTTCTTTGCCGCAGCGCGCATCGACTCCGCAACACCCTCCGATCAACCGCCGACTCTCGAGCGCTTGCAGGAGAGTATCGCGCCGCACCTCGATGCATATCTGGCGCGTGAGGTGCTGGGCGATCTGCCATTCGCTGTGCGCACCTGGGTGCTTGGCACGGCGTTGATGCGCTGGATCGATGAAGCGGCATGCGCTGCCGTCACCGAACTGGCACATCTCCATATGACCGTCGATCTATTGGAACGTTGGGAGTTGTTCATTGAAACCCTCCCTGACGGGAGGCGTGTCTATCAACCTTTGCAGGCAGCCAGTTTCGCACGCCTGGCGGAGCGCGATTTGCCCGATTGGCGTGCCTTCCATGCGCAATTAGGGCACTATTATGCTGCGCACAACGACGACCACAGCGCCGCGCACCATTTTCTCGCCGCCGAACGATGGGAAGACGCCGCTGCTGCGTTGAGCCGGATGGCGCTCTCCGGCGTGTCTGGCTCACAGGCCGCGGCGCTCCTGGACTGGATCGACCAGATCCCGCCAGCGCATCGCAACAGCGCCGCGCTCCTCGAGGCGCGCGCTGTCGCCGAACGCCGTCTCGGTCGCTATACGCACGCGGTTGAACTGTACCGCAAAGCGGAAGAACAGTACCACGCACAGGGCGACATAGAGGGACAGGTGCGCGCGCTCCGCGGGCAGGCGGAGGTGTATATCGATACGGTGCAACCTGCGCCGGCTGCGATCCTGTTGAAACGCGCCATGAAACTCTTGCCGCGCGATCGCCGCGCCGAACGCGCAACCATCCTCAGTCTCCAGGCAGAAAACTGGATCAATCGCGGTCGCGCCGATGTGTCGGTCCTGATCATTGCAGCGGCGCATCGCGAGGCATACGGCAAAACAGCGCACACCGACGCAGTTGGAGGGTATCGCCGGTCCGCCATCCTGTCGCCCCGCCTGTTGCTGCGCAGCGGCAGGCTGATCGATGCTCGTCGTCTTCTCGAAGAAGAACTCGGTCTGGAAGCCGGCAGAGCGCGTGCGGAACATTCATTGCACCGTGATCCGCTCCTGCTGCTGGCATTGATCGAGTGTATGCTGGGCAACGGCGTGCGCGCACTGGCGCTCGCACAACGCGGGTTGCTCGAAGCGCAACGCGGCGACTCGCCGCTGACCGAAGCAATTGCCCATATGCGCCTCGGACATGCCTGTCTTGTGACGGCATCAAGCGATGAGATGGCGCGATCCCACTACCGCGCTGCGCTCGACATCATCGAGGCAGTCGGCATTCCGCGCGCACGCGCTGAGGTGATGCTGGGGCTGACCCTGCTCGAAGGGCATGCCGGCAATCTCACGGCTGCCGAAGCCTATGCCCGCGATGGTCTCGACCGCGCCCTGGAGGCGGGTGATGAGTGGACGGCAGCGCTCATCTGGTTGGCGCTCGGCAGCGTCGCTGCGGCTGCCGGCGATCCGCGTGCGCTGGAGTGGATTGGCGAGGCGCATCAGCGGTTTGTGCGCGGCGATGATCAGTACGGACAAACCGTCGCGCTCCTCTGGGAAGCGCACGTTCATGTGCAGTCCGGCAATGAAATCGAAGCCGATAAGAAACTGGCGCGCCTCCTCGAACTGGTAAGCGCCCATGGATTCGATGGCGTGTTGACCACACGCACGCTGTTCGGTCCCCACGATCTGGCGATCCTGGTTCCGCTGCTCCTGCGGGGACGGGTATTGCGCGGCGCAGCGCAGCGTCAGGCAGCGACCGCGTACCGGCTCTTGCGGCAGGGCTTCCCGTCGATCGCGGCTGATGATGCCGTCGATATCTACCATCCCGGCTATACACTGCGGGTCTATATGCTGGGGCGTTTCCGCATCTTCCGCGGCGCGCACGAGATTCAGGCGCGCGAGTGGCAACGAGAGAAAGCGCGGCAGTTGTTGCAACTGTTGCTGACCTATCGTGGCATGTGGTTGCAACGTGAGCAGATCTGCGCCTGGCTCTGGCCCGACAGCGAACCGGCAGCCGCCGAGCGGCAGTTCAAAGTGACACTCAACGCGCTCAATAATGTGCTGGAACCGCGCCGACCGCCGCGTGTCGCGCCGTTCTTTATTCGGCGGCAGGGGCTGGCGTATAGTTTTGCCCCATCTTATGGATGCTGGATCGATGTGGACGAGTTCGAACTGCGCACCGCCGGTGCGCCGGGACGCGATCCAGAGGTCGAGATCCGCAGCCGCCGCACAGCATTCCATCTGTATCGCGGCGACTATCTCGCCGAGGCGCTGTACGACCCCTGGACGCTCGAAGAACGTGAGCGCTTGCTGGCGCGGCATCTGGCATCGACCGCGACCCTTGCCAGTTTGCTGGTTGACCGCGGCGATTTCGATGAAGCCATCGATCTGTGCGAACACATCATCCGCCGCGACCGTGGTTATGAGGAGGCGTACCAAACCCTCATGCGCGCCTATGCCCGCGCAGGGAGCCGTTCCCAGGCGTTGCGCGCCTACGCGCGTTGCGTTCAGGCATTGCAGGACGAACTGGGAATAGAACCGCTCCCGGAGACAACCGACCTCTGTGAGCGGATCAAGCGGAACGAGGCGGTGTAG
- a CDS encoding 3-oxoacyl-ACP reductase family protein — translation MGRLEGKYAIVTGASRGIGRAIALELAREGCIVGVNYQHNQALAEEVAAEIKSMGRECMLLQANVADPTEARAMVRRFLDAYGRLDIMVNNAGITRDRSLRKMTDEDWLQVIQTNLNAVFFCTTAAMQPMIEQQYGRIINISSMNGQTAAFGQANYGASKGGIIAFTKTAALELAKYGITVNVVAPGFTLTDMLSKVPEEVQNQIKARIPLGRFGLPEEMAKAVVFLAADGDYITGQQINVNGGAYM, via the coding sequence ATGGGTCGTCTCGAAGGAAAGTACGCAATCGTGACAGGCGCTTCGCGCGGAATCGGGCGTGCCATCGCGCTGGAACTGGCACGTGAAGGATGCATCGTCGGCGTTAATTACCAGCACAACCAGGCGCTGGCAGAAGAGGTCGCGGCGGAGATCAAGTCAATGGGGCGCGAATGCATGTTGTTGCAGGCGAATGTCGCCGATCCGACCGAAGCGCGCGCCATGGTCAGGCGATTCCTCGACGCCTACGGGCGGCTCGATATTATGGTTAATAACGCTGGCATTACCCGCGACCGGTCGCTGCGGAAGATGACCGACGAGGACTGGCTCCAGGTCATTCAGACGAACCTTAACGCTGTCTTTTTCTGTACCACCGCTGCCATGCAACCGATGATCGAACAACAGTATGGGCGCATTATCAACATCAGCTCGATGAATGGTCAGACTGCCGCTTTCGGTCAGGCGAACTACGGCGCGAGCAAAGGCGGGATCATCGCCTTCACCAAGACCGCAGCGCTCGAACTGGCAAAGTACGGCATTACCGTGAATGTCGTCGCTCCGGGGTTTACGCTCACCGATATGCTCTCGAAAGTTCCCGAGGAGGTGCAGAATCAGATCAAGGCGCGCATCCCGCTAGGTCGCTTCGGTCTGCCGGAGGAAATGGCGAAGGCAGTGGTCTTCCTTGCTGCCGACGGCGATTACATCACGGGCCAACAGATCAATGTCAATGGTGGGGCGTATATGTGA
- a CDS encoding phasin family protein, whose amino-acid sequence MTNKNAEDAVRKTYSSAQEMVGKSVKAWTELVAVSTDMAYEMVLKNWNYSRSIRSSAEQALEDALNTQARFAKEMMGVWKDYAESVSDIISKTTRKE is encoded by the coding sequence GTGACGAACAAAAACGCTGAAGATGCCGTGCGTAAGACCTACAGCAGCGCTCAGGAAATGGTCGGCAAATCGGTCAAAGCCTGGACTGAGTTGGTTGCCGTCAGCACCGACATGGCTTACGAGATGGTGCTGAAAAACTGGAATTACAGCCGCAGCATTCGCAGCTCGGCTGAACAGGCTCTCGAAGATGCCCTCAACACGCAGGCGCGCTTCGCCAAAGAGATGATGGGCGTCTGGAAGGATTATGCCGAAAGCGTCTCCGACATCATCAGCAAGACCACCAGAAAAGAGTAA
- a CDS encoding insulinase family protein encodes MNVIHGFELLREQQIAELNSLARWYRHVATGAELLSLINDDENKVFGITFRTPPPDSTGVAHILEHSVLCGSEKYPLKKPFVELLKGSLKTFLNAMTYSDKTVYPVASTNTKDFYNLVDVYLDAVFHPRISPEVLQQEGWRYEVNEDGSLGYRGVVFNEMKGANVSPDRVLYLAVQRSLFPGHVYSVDSGGDPAEIPNLTYEQFKAFHERYYHPSNALIFFYGDDDPEERLRLLDRVLAPFERIPVDSMIPLQPPLSEPQHVEAPYPAGPNSIDKHMVAVNWLLPNPPDIEEALALDILEHALVGTPAAPLRKALIDSGLGENLTGSGFARLRQTYFTVGLKGVKGENIGATEDVIIGTLERLARDGIDSQTIEAAVNTVEFQLRENNTGSYPRGLAVLIRALDTWLYGDDPLAPLMFEAPLRAIKQRLSAGERVFEHMIEEKLLRNPHRTTVVLVPDLELTNRQNAAERERLVAIRATLDEAQIAAINATAARLKQIQETPDPPEALASLPSLTIADLDRTIKTIPTEELAIGATRVLLHNLFTNGIVYVDIGMNLRVLPQEFLPYVTIFGRALLETGTQHEDVVQLIQRIGRDTGGIFPQSFTSAMRGRSIGAAWLFLRGKAIVEKSDALLDILHDVVLSARLDNRERIRQIVREERASREASLIPAGHTVVSTRLRARFSEADWVAEQIGGVSYLMFLRRIERTIDEEWETVRAVLEHMRARLIDRSALLVNVTVDAAGWERFRPHLEAFLDRLPVGTTIPAAWNPHKGAPSEGLIIPAHVNYVAKGADLYRLGYRLHGSALVVTRYLMTTWLWEQIREQGGAYGGFCSFDPRSGVFSYTSYRDPNLLRTIDVYDRSAAFLRQLDLSEKELTRAIIGVIADLDAYQLPDARGFTAMARFLVGDDDAYRQQVREEVLGTTPADFRAFADVLDIVRDNAALVVMGGEDAITAANQERSLFAEITRVL; translated from the coding sequence ATGAATGTGATTCATGGATTTGAACTGCTCCGCGAGCAGCAGATCGCCGAACTGAACTCATTGGCGCGCTGGTATCGCCATGTCGCCACCGGCGCTGAACTTCTTTCGTTGATCAATGACGATGAAAATAAGGTCTTTGGCATTACTTTCCGCACCCCTCCACCCGACTCAACCGGCGTGGCGCACATTCTCGAACACAGCGTCCTGTGCGGCTCTGAAAAGTATCCCCTGAAAAAGCCGTTTGTCGAATTACTTAAAGGATCGCTCAAAACTTTCCTCAACGCGATGACCTATTCGGATAAAACGGTCTATCCGGTTGCGTCCACCAATACGAAGGATTTCTACAATCTCGTCGATGTGTACCTCGATGCCGTCTTCCACCCGCGCATTTCGCCGGAGGTGTTGCAACAGGAGGGTTGGCGCTATGAGGTGAACGAGGATGGCTCGCTCGGCTACCGTGGGGTGGTCTTCAACGAGATGAAGGGCGCCAACGTATCGCCCGACCGCGTGCTCTACCTGGCAGTGCAGCGGTCGCTCTTCCCCGGTCATGTGTACAGCGTCGATTCGGGCGGCGATCCGGCTGAGATTCCCAATCTGACCTATGAGCAGTTCAAAGCGTTCCACGAGCGGTATTACCATCCCTCAAATGCGCTGATCTTTTTCTATGGCGACGATGATCCGGAAGAGCGTCTGCGCCTGCTCGATCGCGTCCTGGCGCCATTCGAGCGTATCCCGGTCGACTCGATGATCCCGCTGCAACCGCCATTGAGTGAACCGCAACACGTCGAAGCGCCCTATCCGGCTGGTCCAAACAGCATCGACAAGCATATGGTGGCGGTCAACTGGCTGCTTCCCAACCCGCCGGATATCGAAGAGGCGCTCGCGCTCGACATCCTGGAGCACGCGCTGGTCGGGACACCAGCCGCGCCGCTGCGCAAGGCGCTCATCGACTCTGGTCTGGGAGAAAATCTGACCGGATCGGGATTCGCCCGTCTGCGTCAGACCTACTTTACCGTCGGGTTGAAAGGGGTGAAGGGCGAGAATATCGGCGCGACCGAGGATGTGATCATTGGAACACTGGAGCGCCTGGCGCGTGACGGGATCGATTCGCAAACTATCGAAGCAGCGGTCAACACGGTCGAGTTTCAGTTGCGCGAGAATAATACCGGTTCCTACCCGCGTGGTTTAGCAGTCCTCATCCGCGCACTCGACACCTGGCTCTATGGCGATGATCCGCTGGCGCCGCTCATGTTCGAAGCGCCGCTCCGCGCCATCAAGCAGCGGTTGAGCGCAGGGGAGCGCGTCTTCGAGCATATGATCGAGGAGAAGTTGCTGCGCAACCCTCACCGCACAACGGTCGTGCTCGTTCCCGATCTGGAATTGACCAACCGCCAGAACGCTGCTGAACGCGAACGCCTGGTGGCGATTCGCGCAACGCTCGATGAGGCGCAGATCGCGGCGATCAACGCGACTGCCGCGCGCCTCAAACAGATCCAGGAAACCCCCGATCCGCCAGAGGCGCTTGCGTCGCTGCCGAGCCTGACGATTGCCGATCTCGACCGGACGATCAAGACCATCCCCACCGAAGAACTGGCGATTGGCGCAACGCGCGTGTTGCTCCACAATCTGTTCACCAACGGCATCGTGTATGTGGACATTGGCATGAACCTGCGCGTGTTGCCCCAGGAGTTTCTGCCGTATGTGACGATCTTTGGACGTGCCCTTCTCGAAACCGGTACGCAACACGAAGATGTCGTTCAATTGATCCAACGGATCGGGCGCGATACCGGCGGCATCTTCCCGCAATCGTTCACCTCGGCGATGCGCGGACGCAGCATCGGCGCCGCCTGGTTGTTCCTGCGCGGGAAAGCCATCGTCGAAAAGAGCGATGCGCTGCTCGACATTCTGCACGACGTTGTGTTGTCGGCGCGCCTTGACAACCGTGAGCGCATCCGGCAGATCGTGCGCGAGGAGCGCGCCTCGCGCGAAGCCAGCCTGATCCCTGCCGGTCACACGGTGGTCAGCACGCGCCTGCGCGCGCGCTTCAGCGAAGCCGATTGGGTCGCCGAGCAGATCGGCGGCGTCAGTTACCTGATGTTCCTGCGCCGGATCGAGCGAACCATCGATGAGGAGTGGGAAACGGTGCGCGCCGTGCTTGAGCACATGCGCGCGCGGCTGATCGATCGCAGCGCACTGCTGGTGAATGTGACGGTGGACGCTGCCGGATGGGAGCGCTTCCGTCCGCACCTGGAAGCGTTCCTCGACCGTCTGCCGGTCGGAACGACGATACCGGCGGCATGGAATCCGCACAAAGGTGCGCCATCGGAAGGGTTGATCATTCCCGCACATGTCAACTACGTCGCCAAAGGCGCCGACCTGTATCGCCTGGGGTATCGGCTGCACGGCTCGGCGCTCGTGGTGACGCGCTACCTGATGACGACCTGGCTGTGGGAGCAGATTCGTGAGCAAGGAGGAGCATACGGCGGCTTCTGCTCGTTCGACCCGCGATCGGGCGTGTTCAGTTACACATCATACCGCGATCCCAATCTGCTGCGCACGATCGATGTGTATGACCGTTCTGCCGCCTTTTTGCGCCAACTCGACCTGAGCGAGAAAGAGTTGACCCGTGCCATCATCGGCGTTATTGCCGACCTCGACGCCTACCAACTGCCGGACGCGCGCGGCTTCACGGCAATGGCGCGATTTCTGGTCGGCGACGACGATGCCTACCGCCAGCAGGTGCGTGAGGAAGTGCTCGGCACAACGCCGGCCGACTTTCGTGCCTTTGCCGATGTGCTCGACATCGTGCGCGACAACGCTGCGCTCGTTGTAATGGGCGGCGAAGATGCCATTACTGCCGCCAACCAGGAACGCTCCCTGTTCGCCGAGATCACGCGCGTGCTGTAA
- a CDS encoding RNA polymerase sigma factor, producing MDNRYSDEHISTAATAYTDTPDDHVLIAAIAEGDSSALEALYDRYSSVVYRMALRMLKNRELAEEVVQEVFWRVWRRSASFDNERGRVAQWLFGIAHNLCIDELRRMRARPTQIYEDVDHPVIQQLADEQIDVPEAAWVFEQQRVIRDALGHLPEAQRQAVELAYFGGLSHQEIATKLNRPLGTIKTRVRLGLQKLGTLLTARGLQPGDAS from the coding sequence ATGGACAATCGATACTCCGACGAGCACATCTCCACGGCAGCGACTGCCTACACCGACACCCCTGACGACCACGTGCTGATTGCGGCGATTGCCGAAGGTGATAGCAGCGCGCTCGAGGCGCTCTATGATCGGTACTCGTCGGTAGTGTACCGCATGGCGTTGCGGATGCTGAAAAACCGCGAACTGGCGGAGGAGGTTGTCCAGGAAGTCTTCTGGCGGGTCTGGCGGCGCAGCGCCAGTTTCGATAATGAGCGCGGGCGTGTGGCGCAGTGGCTGTTCGGCATTGCGCACAATCTGTGTATCGATGAATTGCGTCGCATGCGTGCCCGCCCGACCCAGATTTACGAGGATGTCGATCATCCGGTTATTCAGCAACTGGCGGATGAGCAGATCGATGTGCCGGAGGCTGCGTGGGTGTTCGAGCAACAGCGGGTCATTCGTGATGCCCTTGGTCATTTGCCGGAGGCGCAGCGTCAGGCGGTCGAACTCGCATATTTCGGCGGTCTGTCGCACCAGGAGATTGCGACAAAACTCAATCGACCGCTCGGTACGATCAAGACGCGCGTGCGGTTGGGGTTGCAGAAACTTGGCACATTGTTGACGGCGCGCGGGTTGCAACCAGGGGATGCATCGTAG